One Vicia villosa cultivar HV-30 ecotype Madison, WI linkage group LG5, Vvil1.0, whole genome shotgun sequence genomic window, AAACCTCTTGATACACTCCCTATTTTTCCATTTGGACCCACTCCTCTAGATCCTCCCAAAACTTTTACTTATGTCCATTTAGATCCACTCCTCTAGATCCTCCCAATACCTTTTTTTTAAAGTGTTCTGCTAACCTAACTTAACATTTATATAAGCATTACTTATGTCCATTTAGATCCACTCCTCTAGATCCTCCCAATACTTTTTTTTAAAGTGTTCTGCTAACCTAACTTAACATGCATATAAGCAATAATAACATTGAACATTTCTTGTTTCACTATAAATTTCAGGGTTATGATCAAATCTCTTATCCTTCTTGCATCCACGGGATTCTTCTTTCACTCATTGTATACAATTATTCTCATCCTATTTTTTGATCTAACCCGATGTACCAAAGCTGTAAAATTAATCCAAAAAAACTACAATATTAAGCCCATAAAATCATCCAGTTTGTACCCTCTACAACAAACCTGATATTACATAACAGTTATGATTATGGTGAGTGATCGGAATAGATTGCTAAAATATCTTTAGTTATTAGCGTTCTATTTGTGTATTGGAGCAATCTATCTACAAATTGGGTAAGCTGTAGGCGGACAAACAATACACCAGGTTTTTTGTGGCACGGTTAAAGAAAAAGaggatttaatttaaaaaaaaaaaaactgttgaAAACAGTAAAACAAAATACAGCCACATTGGACACATAGATGAAACATTGAACTAAAATCTAATCTTTTCAACCAATGTTTACAATTCCATACGATTTCCTCTAAAAAACAAttcacttcaaaaagagacagaatctaatttaatatataaaatgcATCTTTCTTATTACTCACTCACTTTCACTTTATTAAATGCCAATAATCATCAAATGAAGTATGGTTACAAAATCTCATGTATAATCGCAGCAACATAATGAATCATATAGTCTTACGAAtctgggaaaatgcataaaatcaagtCCTTCAATTATCTGAAAAAAAATGTCGTATCGAACTAATGAAGACATTGCAGAAAAGGGCAAACTCTAAAAATATAAGTGCAAAGTGCAACAACAGCATAAGCATGTACAATGAAGAAAAAAGTGCAAATAAGCATGAATATCATAACTAAATAATTGCTCTGCAAAGCAACAAGTAGATAAGATAACCACACtagaattataaaaataatatatgtagTATTCTAGCACACAACCAATGTACATATATGACAACACATCTGTACAATACATACGGCTGCATCAACTCAATGGGCCAACTTGGAGAATTCCATAAACATAAAACTTCACCTGATTTGAAGTTCAAAATATAAGTCTGCACATGTTCTGCTCACCAGGTCATCTAGAGTTGACATAAATTCATCTAACAATTGACCAGAAAGCTAATTTAGTATCAACCTCATGATTAATAATATATCACAAGACCTTCGGGCCAATCTACTCCAAATAAGAAACTAAATGCCAGCAACCACCTCAAAAActtaaggaaaaaaataaaagcaaacaaGAAAACATAAACCAAGATAGCCCTCAAAACaataaaaggaaatagaaaaatgCACCACCATAAAAATGCAAAATTCCCAACAAAGGGGAGACAAGTATTACCAGTAAATATAGAAGAATGTCTGCATAGAGTTCTACTCAATAGATTTGCTCAGAAAATCCTCATTTATCCAATTCAGCTGCCAGCATTAAAGATAGACCACATCAAACATTTACCAAAAAACAAGTAACATAAACCATGTGTTTAAAGAAGCAAAGAAGATATTTCTGGAGAAGTTTTTAATGCATAAAACAACTTAAAATGCAGAAgtgtagcattaattattcatgcCCCTCTTTGCTTTGAGGGTTTCAAGAGCCTTATTTCGTAGCTCGATCTCAAGCTTCTTTGGATCATAGGGTGCTTCTTCATCATCACTTTGATGACCATCCCTTCGTTCAGCTTCCTCATCTTCTGAAATAGTCTCTGTTTTACTTTTCATTTTCAGCTTTCCAGCATGCCGCTCTTCCTTTTTCCGTCGTCTTTCTTCCCGCTTTCGGTGCTTCTCCTCTTTTcgcagcttcttcttctcctcctttTTCCTCCTCTTGGCCTCTTTCCTGTCCTCTAACTCAGAATCATTACTGTCATTCTCTTCGGAAGAGGCGTCTTTTTTCTCTGACCTTTTATGTTTTCTCCTATCCTTTCCATCCCTTCTATGCTTACCACTTTCTTCAGAATCATAAGAAGCACTCTGATTGACCAGGTCAACTTTTCCAACTAAATCTTGAGTGACTTCTGGTTTGTGGTGCTGATCACTACTTTTGGCATATTTTAAGTTGGATTGATCCCTGTCATCAGTTTTTTTTATTTCTGCACCATAAGAATCATGAGGCTTCTTGCTAGAAAAAAATTCTTTGCTCATCGGTGACTTCTGATGACCAGGAGACTCACCTCCCTTGCCAGAGGATTTATCACTGCCAAAAGAGCTTACAATAATCAGAGATGTACTGCATACGGTCATTCATATTACTTAGAGCAAGTGCAGAAAGTTAATCATATTACCATTTAATATCCTGGCCTTTCTTACTCCTTTCATTGCTATCATAATGAATATACTCAGAAGCCAGATGACTAGCTGCCCTTTCAGGATTAAACTCATCCGCGTCATTAAATTTTGCAGGTGAACCTATTCTTTTACTAACCGGGGAGCGTCTTGATTTCTTTTCAGACAAATTTGATTTGGGATCTCTAAGCTCTCTACAGGAGAGATGggaaaaagaaaaggagagaaAAAGTGAGCAAAACAATAAACAAATCAATTCCAGtgatcaacatttctcacatttaAGAGAAGTAAATAAAAGTTATCCAATTCATATCCAAACCTAGAATAATATGCTTCTTCTGTTCCTTCACTTGTCCGTGGGATGTCATCACTAGGTTTGTGGTTTGTTGGCTTCTTTGGGGGACTCAAGCTTCCTTCATTAATCAACTTCTCTCTTGTTGGCCTCAGACGGATTTCATGTGGACTGAACATTTTCAAAAGCCAAATTAATATGCATAAGCTAACTGCTGCACACAGGCAACCATGAGCAGATAAAGGTTTTGTACAAGAATTCATGGAAAACTACCTTCTATTTTTACTGCTAGTCTTACTTATTGCTTGTGGTGATATTGATCGAACTGGAGACTTATCTGGTGTGGACATTGAATCTTGTGATTTATAGCCCGAAGCTCTGCCATTTTTATCTGTATGTATAGACCGCAAAGGGCTTGATGATTGATAAACTTCCGGTGATAATTTTTTTTGCATCCTGCGACATGGGCATccccaaatattttataaatttccttGCAAGAACAAACCTTATTTAAAATATCATTCTGCAAACTTCACAGCTCCATACAGGATATGGAGTAGAGCCATTCTGGTTTTTAAACTATAAGCCCACTTCAAAATTGATTAAGagtaaattttgaaatatttctttttaaaagcTTTAATCACATTAAAAGCATGCACGCCAAAGAAAAAACAAACTAATTTGAGCCTTCCCTCAAGTGTCACTATACCTGACTCTTCCCATAGAAGACTGCACAGGACTTCTTTGATCTCTTGGTAATGTTCTCTTGACTGGAGATGGAGATGCACGAACAGGAGACTGAGAACTCCAGTCATCTTGAGGAGAACTCTTAGGGGAGGCACTTGTAGGTCTTTTCTTACTAGAAACAGGTGATCTATACCGCAAGGGAGATGGAGACCCGCGTCGTGGGATTCGACTATCAAGCCTTTGCATTTCAGGGGAATGCATTGGAGAGCTTGACCTTTGACCACGGCTTGGTGGCAATCGGCGTACTGGTGAAGGTGATCTACGCCGCATGTTAGGAGATCTCTGTTGCATGGGTGAGGGTGACCTCCGCCTAATAGGCAATGGGGACCTACGTAGGTGCATTGGAGAAGGTGATCGACGTGGTCGCCGCATAGGAGAGGGAGATCTGCGTCGTTGTGCAGGAGAGGGAGATCTGCGTCGTTGTACAGGAGAAGGAGATCTGCGCCGCCGCGCAGGATAAGGTGATCTGCGCCGACGTACTGGAGAGGGTGGAGATCTGCGTCTTCGTACTGGAGAGGGTGGTGATCTGCGTCTTCGTACTGGAGAGGGTGATCTGCGTCGTCGTACTGGAGAAGGTGATCTGCGTCGCCGTACTGGAGAGGGTGACCTGCGTCGTCGTACTGGAGAGGGTGATCTGCGTCGTCGTACCGGAGAGGGTGATCTGCGTCGACGAAATGGAGAATGCATTCCTCGTCTTATAGGAGAAGAAGATTTGGAGTCTGATCTAGATCTAGATCTTCTCCTTGAATAAGATGGCCTCCTAAGGGGAGATCGTTGTGGAGAACGCCTTCGGGGAGAAATAGACTGGCGTCGCGAAGAACGCTGTATCCTTTCAGAAGAAACTGAACGTCCACGAGCCTTTGGTGATCTGGATATACTCCTTGACATGTAAACAAAATAGACCCATTAATTCAAAATGAAAAATCCAAATATAAATCGAATATGCAATATATTACTCATTAATAAAGGCTACAAGGGGCAAGGGGGGAACAAAATAAAGACCTGTTGGATGACCAAGTTGAACATCTAATACCCATCAAATTACTAATTAATGGCCAAAGCCACTGAACAAATCAAGCCAAAGGAAACAAAGTTTTCAAGTGATACCTTGAATAACTTCgggaatttgaaaatgatttactgtttgcCCTTGAAGGTGAGCCTCTGTCAAAGATATCAAATACCCCATTTATAGCATTTCAATCCAATATAAAAGATGGAAAATATGTTGGatagtattatattattaaatggtGGTACCGATAAGGCGAGGTGGAAACTGCAGGAGAATGTGAGGACCTAGATTTAACAGAAGAGAGTGAAAGCAAATTAGTACTCCAGAACTCAAATAACAAGTTTTAGGTGCAGAGCCAAGTTCCCCAAGATACTCTCTGCTCAAACACCAAACcaacaacaaaataataatagaGATTAAgctaaaagaaaattgaaaataaCTGCTTATGGTATCACTTGAAAACTGAACAGAGGTTATTCCCACATTTATTACAATGCTCAAAATATCAAATATGAAGCAATAACAGAATTCAAATGACTTCATAATGCAAGCAATTCACAAATTTCCCGTAATTTTCCTGATGCTTAGACATTCTATGGTTGTCAAAGAAAGTTAGCAGCACTCAGCACTTGAAGGATTTCATGCGGGGTCTTAGGAACATGGATGTCAAGATCTCGATCATAAAATCTTGCAATTTGGCGATCTCACTAACCCCCAACAATCTCGATCTCAAGTAAAATCGTCTGTAGCAGCCAAATTGTGAAAAAAAACGTAAAATCATTGATTTTGTGATCTTGGCCAGTTCCGACCATGATCGCCGTTTTCCTATCACCGCCATCACAAGTCGAGAAGGATGACAAGATACAAAGGCACAACAGCTATTGTTGTGCGGGATGAATACATGCCTTTTGAAATTACGAAAGTTTTACTTTTTAGGTTTAAAGAATAATCATCTCGGTTGTATGGGATTATGATAAACCAAGTAATAAAATAGATGTCTTTAATGTCTAACAAAGAATCTGAAAAGGGGTCATTTTCCTACGAATACACTTGTCATCCGAAATACCATGTAAAAATACTTCAAATAAAtagaattattttcttattttagtaGGATCCTACGATTTTTGTTACGATCTTATGTTTTACGATCTTACAACCCCTTCGCGATCTTACGAAAATAACTGGATAGGATCTTCCGATCTTAGCTATGATCTTATGTTTTACGATCTTATAATCCCCTCCCGATCTTATGCAAAATACCGACCTTCACAACCTTGCTGAGGAAGGTTCTACAAACCTTTCTTTGTTAGTTTAGTTGATATAATACCTACCAGATGGCCAAAGTGAGTTACAACTAACATTTTTAGTTATGCATGTAATGTTAGGATTCTAGGTCCACAGCTAGAATGATGCCTAGCTATTTCCACCAAGTCTAACTTTATAAAAGCATAACACAAGTCCACCCACTTTAAGAAACTAAAAACTTAGTTTAACTTATATATTGAAGTTGGACCCCACTGAAACTAAGTAGAAAATGCAAAGGAGACAAACATCGTCacataatgataaaaaataaggattGACCTATTTTACCTGTT contains:
- the LOC131602021 gene encoding uncharacterized protein LOC131602021; the protein is MSGGFFRGTSADQDTRFSNKQAKLLKSQKFAPELEHLVDMTKVNMDVMRPWITRKVTELLGFEDEVLINFIHGLLDAKKVNGKEVQIQITGFMEKNTGKFMKELWTLLLSAQKNASGVPQQFLDAKEEELQKKKAENDRISSEIQRKKDKESKEIMEERLKKLDGGLDAKDNDTASDPTLKLRDSGNYVQDGKETDKRNGVRVRNRSSHSPAVSTSPYRGSPSRANSKSFSNSRSYSRSISRSPKARGRSVSSERIQRSSRRQSISPRRRSPQRSPLRRPSYSRRRSRSRSDSKSSSPIRRGMHSPFRRRRSPSPVRRRRSPSPVRRRRSPSPVRRRRSPSPVRRRRSPSPVRRRRSPPSPVRRRRSPPSPVRRRRSPYPARRRRSPSPVQRRRSPSPAQRRRSPSPMRRPRRSPSPMHLRRSPLPIRRRSPSPMQQRSPNMRRRSPSPVRRLPPSRGQRSSSPMHSPEMQRLDSRIPRRGSPSPLRYRSPVSSKKRPTSASPKSSPQDDWSSQSPVRASPSPVKRTLPRDQRSPVQSSMGRVRMQKKLSPEVYQSSSPLRSIHTDKNGRASGYKSQDSMSTPDKSPVRSISPQAISKTSSKNRSPHEIRLRPTREKLINEGSLSPPKKPTNHKPSDDIPRTSEGTEEAYYSRELRDPKSNLSEKKSRRSPVSKRIGSPAKFNDADEFNPERAASHLASEYIHYDSNERSKKGQDIKCDKSSGKGGESPGHQKSPMSKEFFSSKKPHDSYGAEIKKTDDRDQSNLKYAKSSDQHHKPEVTQDLVGKVDLVNQSASYDSEESGKHRRDGKDRRKHKRSEKKDASSEENDSNDSELEDRKEAKRRKKEEKKKLRKEEKHRKREERRRKKEERHAGKLKMKSKTETISEDEEAERRDGHQSDDEEAPYDPKKLEIELRNKALETLKAKRGMNN